In a genomic window of Gopherus evgoodei ecotype Sinaloan lineage chromosome 14, rGopEvg1_v1.p, whole genome shotgun sequence:
- the MYBL2 gene encoding myb-related protein B isoform X2: MAALLRRSATPTFPGTLQSEEQDELHYQDTDSDVPEQRENRCKVKWTHEEDEWLKTLVKQFGQSDWKFLASHFPNRTDQQCQYRWLRVLNPDLVKGPWTKEEDQKVIELVKKFGTKQWTLIAKYLKGRLGKQCRERWHNHLNPEVKKSSWTEEEDRIIFEAHKVLGNRWAEIAKLLPGRTDNAVKNHWNSTIKRKVDTGGFLSETKDSESLYLLVEVEGEESQSVQSAGNQKNLHTSWPADTLEIKEEEASEEEATGFQELTSEQAAAALAEDNAEGAPKDVVPEDASPDSTFPYKWAADTANYLSLTSGPAFTEALDMMESDPDGWCDLSHFDLPEDPAAGDSSSSSPVRQAPRKPPGPVPHVIEYRLDGHTISDLSKSSKGELIPISPRSEVSSGTPPSVLKRQKKRKISLSPVTENTSYSFIDSCNSMTPKSTPVKTLPFSPSQFLNFWTKQDTLELENPSLTSTPVCSQKVIVTTPLHRDKTPLHQKNSTFVTPDQKYVADNTPHTPTPFKNALEKYGAMRPLPQTPHLEEDLKEVLRSEAGIELIIEDDVKPDKQKRKQGLHRSPIKKVRKSLALDIVDEDVKLTVCAMPRSICFKRAQPVSFLSRSLNLSSSSSKDDSGLLNRGFVQVKTEKTSSSRKIPSQFRPPAPMSSAWKVVACGGTRDQLIMQEKARQILGALKQSHTSRTLILS, from the exons ATGGCTGCTCTCCTGCGGCGCTCCGCCACTCCCACGTTTCCAGGGACGCTGCAGAG TGAGGAGCAAGATGAGCTGCATTACCAGGACACAGACTCGGACGTGCCAGAGCAGCGGGAGAACAGGTGCAAGGTCAAGTGGACTCACGAAGAG GATGAATGGCTGAAGACGCTAGTGAAACAGTTTGGACAGAGCGACTGGAAGTTcctggcaagtcactttccc AACCGCACTGATCAGCAATGCCAGTACCGGTGGCTGAGAGTGTTGAATCCAGATTTGGTTAAAGGGCCTTGGACCAAGGAAGAGGATCAGAAG gTAATTGAATTGGTTAAAAAATTTGGCACAAAGCAATGGACACTGATAGCAAAGTACCTGAAAGGGAGGCTGGGGAAGCAGTGCCGGGAACGCTGGCACAACCACCTGAACCCCGAGGTGAAGAAGTCCTCGTGGACGGAGGAGGAGGACAGAATCATATTTGAGGCTCACAAAGTTCTGGGGAACCGCTGGGCTGAGATTGCCAAGCTGCTGCCTGGGAG GACTGACAATGCTGTGAAGAACCACTGGAACTCCACCATCAAACGGAAAGTGGACACGGGAGGTTTCCTCAGTGAAACAAAAGACTCTGAGTCCCTGTACTTGTTGGTGGAGGTGGAGGGCGAAGAAAGCCAAAGTGTCCAGAGTGCTGGGAACCAG AAAAACCTACACACTAGCTGGCCTGCCGATACCTTGGAAATAAAGGAGGAAGAAGCCAGTGAGGAGGAAGCAACTGGCTTCCAGGAGCTGACCTCTGAGcaagcagctgcagcactggcAGAGGACAATGCCGAGGGGGCCCCAAAGGACGTGGTGCCTGAAGACGCATCGCCAGACAGCACCTTTCCATACAAATGGGCAGCTGACACTGCCAACTACTTGAGCCTGACTTCGGGACCAGCCTTTACGGAAGCTCTGGACATGATGGAATCG GACCCAGACGGGTGGTGTGACCTGAGTCACTTCGACTTGCCCGAGGATCCAGCCGCTggcgacagcagcagcagcagcccggtcAGGCAGGCCCCCAGGAAGCCCCCAGGACCTGTACCTCACGTGATAGAGTATCGCCTGGATGGCCACACCATTTCAGACCTGAGCAAAAGCAGCAAGGGTGAGCTGATCCCCATCTCTCCCCGCTCAGAGGTGAGCTCTGGCACGCCACCCTCGGTGCTTAAGAGGCAGAAGAAGAGGAAGATCTCCCTCTCGCCCGTCACGGAGAACACCAGCTACTCCTTCATAGACTCCTGTAACAGCATGACGCCCAAGAGCACCCCGGTCAAGACACtgcctttctccccctcccag TTCTTAAACTTCTGGACCAAACAGGATACACTGGAGTTGGAGAACCCGTCCCTGACCTCCACTCCTGTGTGCAGTCAGAAGGTGATAGTGACCACCCCGCTGCACAGGGACAAGACTCCGCTGCACCAGAAAAACTCAAC GTTTGTCACTCCAGATCAGAAATACGTAGCAGATAACACACCCCACACGCCCACGCCTTTTAAGAACGCCCTGGAAAAGTACGGCGCCATGCGGCCACTG CCGCAGACCCCTCACCTGGAAGAAGACTTGAAGGAAGTGCTCCGAAGCGAAGCTGGCATCGAGTTGATCATAGAGGATGATGTGAAGCCTGacaaacagaaaaggaaacaagga CTGCACAGGAGTCCCATCAAGAAGGTCAGGAAGTCTCTTGCCTTGGACATTGTGGATGAGGATGTGAAGCTGACTGTCTGCGCCATGCCTAGGTCCATCTGCTTCAAAAGAGCACAG cctGTGAGTttcctctcgaggtcccttaaCCTTTCCTCCTCAAGCAGCAAGGACGACAGCGGTTTGCTCAATAGGGGGTTCGTGCAGGTGAAGACTGAGAAGACCTCATCCTCCAGGAAGATCCCAAGCCAATTCAGACCACCTGCTCCG
- the MYBL2 gene encoding myb-related protein B isoform X3, whose protein sequence is MARRTRGEEQDELHYQDTDSDVPEQRENRCKVKWTHEEDEWLKTLVKQFGQSDWKFLASHFPNRTDQQCQYRWLRVLNPDLVKGPWTKEEDQKVIELVKKFGTKQWTLIAKYLKGRLGKQCRERWHNHLNPEVKKSSWTEEEDRIIFEAHKVLGNRWAEIAKLLPGRTDNAVKNHWNSTIKRKVDTGGFLSETKDSESLYLLVEVEGEESQSVQSAGNQKNLHTSWPADTLEIKEEEASEEEATGFQELTSEQAAAALAEDNAEGAPKDVVPEDASPDSTFPYKWAADTANYLSLTSGPAFTEALDMMESDPDGWCDLSHFDLPEDPAAGDSSSSSPVRQAPRKPPGPVPHVIEYRLDGHTISDLSKSSKGELIPISPRSEVSSGTPPSVLKRQKKRKISLSPVTENTSYSFIDSCNSMTPKSTPVKTLPFSPSQFLNFWTKQDTLELENPSLTSTPVCSQKVIVTTPLHRDKTPLHQKNSTFVTPDQKYVADNTPHTPTPFKNALEKYGAMRPLPQTPHLEEDLKEVLRSEAGIELIIEDDVKPDKQKRKQGLHRSPIKKVRKSLALDIVDEDVKLTVCAMPRSICFKRAQPVSFLSRSLNLSSSSSKDDSGLLNRGFVQVKTEKTSSSRKIPSQFRPPAPMSSAWKVVACGGTRDQLIMQEKARQILGALKQSHTSRTLILS, encoded by the exons ATGGCTCGCAGGACCCGCGG TGAGGAGCAAGATGAGCTGCATTACCAGGACACAGACTCGGACGTGCCAGAGCAGCGGGAGAACAGGTGCAAGGTCAAGTGGACTCACGAAGAG GATGAATGGCTGAAGACGCTAGTGAAACAGTTTGGACAGAGCGACTGGAAGTTcctggcaagtcactttccc AACCGCACTGATCAGCAATGCCAGTACCGGTGGCTGAGAGTGTTGAATCCAGATTTGGTTAAAGGGCCTTGGACCAAGGAAGAGGATCAGAAG gTAATTGAATTGGTTAAAAAATTTGGCACAAAGCAATGGACACTGATAGCAAAGTACCTGAAAGGGAGGCTGGGGAAGCAGTGCCGGGAACGCTGGCACAACCACCTGAACCCCGAGGTGAAGAAGTCCTCGTGGACGGAGGAGGAGGACAGAATCATATTTGAGGCTCACAAAGTTCTGGGGAACCGCTGGGCTGAGATTGCCAAGCTGCTGCCTGGGAG GACTGACAATGCTGTGAAGAACCACTGGAACTCCACCATCAAACGGAAAGTGGACACGGGAGGTTTCCTCAGTGAAACAAAAGACTCTGAGTCCCTGTACTTGTTGGTGGAGGTGGAGGGCGAAGAAAGCCAAAGTGTCCAGAGTGCTGGGAACCAG AAAAACCTACACACTAGCTGGCCTGCCGATACCTTGGAAATAAAGGAGGAAGAAGCCAGTGAGGAGGAAGCAACTGGCTTCCAGGAGCTGACCTCTGAGcaagcagctgcagcactggcAGAGGACAATGCCGAGGGGGCCCCAAAGGACGTGGTGCCTGAAGACGCATCGCCAGACAGCACCTTTCCATACAAATGGGCAGCTGACACTGCCAACTACTTGAGCCTGACTTCGGGACCAGCCTTTACGGAAGCTCTGGACATGATGGAATCG GACCCAGACGGGTGGTGTGACCTGAGTCACTTCGACTTGCCCGAGGATCCAGCCGCTggcgacagcagcagcagcagcccggtcAGGCAGGCCCCCAGGAAGCCCCCAGGACCTGTACCTCACGTGATAGAGTATCGCCTGGATGGCCACACCATTTCAGACCTGAGCAAAAGCAGCAAGGGTGAGCTGATCCCCATCTCTCCCCGCTCAGAGGTGAGCTCTGGCACGCCACCCTCGGTGCTTAAGAGGCAGAAGAAGAGGAAGATCTCCCTCTCGCCCGTCACGGAGAACACCAGCTACTCCTTCATAGACTCCTGTAACAGCATGACGCCCAAGAGCACCCCGGTCAAGACACtgcctttctccccctcccag TTCTTAAACTTCTGGACCAAACAGGATACACTGGAGTTGGAGAACCCGTCCCTGACCTCCACTCCTGTGTGCAGTCAGAAGGTGATAGTGACCACCCCGCTGCACAGGGACAAGACTCCGCTGCACCAGAAAAACTCAAC GTTTGTCACTCCAGATCAGAAATACGTAGCAGATAACACACCCCACACGCCCACGCCTTTTAAGAACGCCCTGGAAAAGTACGGCGCCATGCGGCCACTG CCGCAGACCCCTCACCTGGAAGAAGACTTGAAGGAAGTGCTCCGAAGCGAAGCTGGCATCGAGTTGATCATAGAGGATGATGTGAAGCCTGacaaacagaaaaggaaacaagga CTGCACAGGAGTCCCATCAAGAAGGTCAGGAAGTCTCTTGCCTTGGACATTGTGGATGAGGATGTGAAGCTGACTGTCTGCGCCATGCCTAGGTCCATCTGCTTCAAAAGAGCACAG cctGTGAGTttcctctcgaggtcccttaaCCTTTCCTCCTCAAGCAGCAAGGACGACAGCGGTTTGCTCAATAGGGGGTTCGTGCAGGTGAAGACTGAGAAGACCTCATCCTCCAGGAAGATCCCAAGCCAATTCAGACCACCTGCTCCG
- the MYBL2 gene encoding myb-related protein B isoform X1, whose product MTSQLSKGHQKVVHGQEFRSCCNYISDDCESSPQLFYPGYPLNKPVSCIPEHSSEEQDELHYQDTDSDVPEQRENRCKVKWTHEEDEWLKTLVKQFGQSDWKFLASHFPNRTDQQCQYRWLRVLNPDLVKGPWTKEEDQKVIELVKKFGTKQWTLIAKYLKGRLGKQCRERWHNHLNPEVKKSSWTEEEDRIIFEAHKVLGNRWAEIAKLLPGRTDNAVKNHWNSTIKRKVDTGGFLSETKDSESLYLLVEVEGEESQSVQSAGNQKNLHTSWPADTLEIKEEEASEEEATGFQELTSEQAAAALAEDNAEGAPKDVVPEDASPDSTFPYKWAADTANYLSLTSGPAFTEALDMMESDPDGWCDLSHFDLPEDPAAGDSSSSSPVRQAPRKPPGPVPHVIEYRLDGHTISDLSKSSKGELIPISPRSEVSSGTPPSVLKRQKKRKISLSPVTENTSYSFIDSCNSMTPKSTPVKTLPFSPSQFLNFWTKQDTLELENPSLTSTPVCSQKVIVTTPLHRDKTPLHQKNSTFVTPDQKYVADNTPHTPTPFKNALEKYGAMRPLPQTPHLEEDLKEVLRSEAGIELIIEDDVKPDKQKRKQGLHRSPIKKVRKSLALDIVDEDVKLTVCAMPRSICFKRAQPVSFLSRSLNLSSSSSKDDSGLLNRGFVQVKTEKTSSSRKIPSQFRPPAPMSSAWKVVACGGTRDQLIMQEKARQILGALKQSHTSRTLILS is encoded by the exons aTGACCAGCCAGCTCTCCAAAGGTCACCAGAAAGTGGTCCATGGACAAGAGTTTAGGAGCTGCTGCAATTACATCAGTGATGACTGTGAATCCTCTCCTCAATTATTTTATCCTGGGTACCCATTAAACAAACCAGTGTCCTGCATACCTGAGCACTCAAG TGAGGAGCAAGATGAGCTGCATTACCAGGACACAGACTCGGACGTGCCAGAGCAGCGGGAGAACAGGTGCAAGGTCAAGTGGACTCACGAAGAG GATGAATGGCTGAAGACGCTAGTGAAACAGTTTGGACAGAGCGACTGGAAGTTcctggcaagtcactttccc AACCGCACTGATCAGCAATGCCAGTACCGGTGGCTGAGAGTGTTGAATCCAGATTTGGTTAAAGGGCCTTGGACCAAGGAAGAGGATCAGAAG gTAATTGAATTGGTTAAAAAATTTGGCACAAAGCAATGGACACTGATAGCAAAGTACCTGAAAGGGAGGCTGGGGAAGCAGTGCCGGGAACGCTGGCACAACCACCTGAACCCCGAGGTGAAGAAGTCCTCGTGGACGGAGGAGGAGGACAGAATCATATTTGAGGCTCACAAAGTTCTGGGGAACCGCTGGGCTGAGATTGCCAAGCTGCTGCCTGGGAG GACTGACAATGCTGTGAAGAACCACTGGAACTCCACCATCAAACGGAAAGTGGACACGGGAGGTTTCCTCAGTGAAACAAAAGACTCTGAGTCCCTGTACTTGTTGGTGGAGGTGGAGGGCGAAGAAAGCCAAAGTGTCCAGAGTGCTGGGAACCAG AAAAACCTACACACTAGCTGGCCTGCCGATACCTTGGAAATAAAGGAGGAAGAAGCCAGTGAGGAGGAAGCAACTGGCTTCCAGGAGCTGACCTCTGAGcaagcagctgcagcactggcAGAGGACAATGCCGAGGGGGCCCCAAAGGACGTGGTGCCTGAAGACGCATCGCCAGACAGCACCTTTCCATACAAATGGGCAGCTGACACTGCCAACTACTTGAGCCTGACTTCGGGACCAGCCTTTACGGAAGCTCTGGACATGATGGAATCG GACCCAGACGGGTGGTGTGACCTGAGTCACTTCGACTTGCCCGAGGATCCAGCCGCTggcgacagcagcagcagcagcccggtcAGGCAGGCCCCCAGGAAGCCCCCAGGACCTGTACCTCACGTGATAGAGTATCGCCTGGATGGCCACACCATTTCAGACCTGAGCAAAAGCAGCAAGGGTGAGCTGATCCCCATCTCTCCCCGCTCAGAGGTGAGCTCTGGCACGCCACCCTCGGTGCTTAAGAGGCAGAAGAAGAGGAAGATCTCCCTCTCGCCCGTCACGGAGAACACCAGCTACTCCTTCATAGACTCCTGTAACAGCATGACGCCCAAGAGCACCCCGGTCAAGACACtgcctttctccccctcccag TTCTTAAACTTCTGGACCAAACAGGATACACTGGAGTTGGAGAACCCGTCCCTGACCTCCACTCCTGTGTGCAGTCAGAAGGTGATAGTGACCACCCCGCTGCACAGGGACAAGACTCCGCTGCACCAGAAAAACTCAAC GTTTGTCACTCCAGATCAGAAATACGTAGCAGATAACACACCCCACACGCCCACGCCTTTTAAGAACGCCCTGGAAAAGTACGGCGCCATGCGGCCACTG CCGCAGACCCCTCACCTGGAAGAAGACTTGAAGGAAGTGCTCCGAAGCGAAGCTGGCATCGAGTTGATCATAGAGGATGATGTGAAGCCTGacaaacagaaaaggaaacaagga CTGCACAGGAGTCCCATCAAGAAGGTCAGGAAGTCTCTTGCCTTGGACATTGTGGATGAGGATGTGAAGCTGACTGTCTGCGCCATGCCTAGGTCCATCTGCTTCAAAAGAGCACAG cctGTGAGTttcctctcgaggtcccttaaCCTTTCCTCCTCAAGCAGCAAGGACGACAGCGGTTTGCTCAATAGGGGGTTCGTGCAGGTGAAGACTGAGAAGACCTCATCCTCCAGGAAGATCCCAAGCCAATTCAGACCACCTGCTCCG